The Paroedura picta isolate Pp20150507F chromosome 6, Ppicta_v3.0, whole genome shotgun sequence genome segment ATTTTGTAACTGGTAGTAGATATGTTGCTGTAGCTATtacatttacatatatatattttgaaaagctTATGGGGTGAGGGTGGGCAGAAATGGAAGTATGAAGGTGACACCACAGGGAATCCCTGGTGTGGAAGCTCCATTGTCACTGTGAATGCCACTGCATTCACAACAGCAAGTAGAGGAAAACAGGGAATCACCCCTGTATGGAAGAACCCAAAGGGCCATCATATGCAGGAACATATCACTGTGTTGCAGTGAAGAAGAGCCATATTCAACCTAGCTTGGGCTAGCAAACTCCCTAAGGCTGGAAGGTAGCATGATCAGAGCTGAAAGAATTCTACTCCTAAGCAATACAAACCGTTTGCCACAAAACACCTGCATTATTTATGCAAATAGAgcaattttgcataatttattttatataatttctTCTGACCAACTAGCAATGGTGAGGAAAAGGAGGCATATACAGAGTAAGAAATCCTAATCCCTCCAACCACTGGACATCTCTTTCAACAGGTAGGATGGCTAGGGAAGCCATTCACTGTACAGGGAAGAGAGGAATGCGCATCCCCAACACGGGGCCAGCAGTATTATCCATGGCTCCCAGGCACTTGTGCTCTTGAGTGCTGGGACTTAGATGCAACCACTGACCATCATACACAGCGGTAAATATCAACCTCTGCACTAATACTTTCCCTTATCAGGTGCAGCAAACACGTATCTTTTTCTCTGTGGAACTACCAATGATTCCTGAAGCCCTGCTCTGTTAGCACAACCTCCTTCCATCATTTTGGACCTCATCAGTAGAACCGAGTTGCCACCTGAATGTCAaatgcaacctgccacccccccccctcccaggaatgCCTCACCTCTTGGTTTTGCTGCGTGACTAATGGGTTGCTTTCTGCTTGGTGGGGCACAAGCTGTGTCGGCCAGACGAGAGTCCCTGGTTCAACTTACAACCTTCAATCTGAGCAGTGCAGCTGAGTTTCTATTAATGACTGAAATGCTCGTGGCTCAGTGACCCTTccgacaattaaaaaaaacaacaaagatgTTTGTAGCATTTCTCCTGCACCCTACTCCATTCCCAACTACATATTTTCTTATTTGTTCTTAGACTTAGTGTCCTTTTAATTTTGCTCTCAGctatattcatttttaaaattttgtgttTTTACTACAGTTGTGATGCAGAATGCAATGGTATAGTAACCACAGGATTCTATTTTAGATGGATGTACTTTGTGTATTTTTACAATAAAAAAGAAGATACAGTGATTTATAGACAATGATGGCTCTGTTCTGCCAACAATTGTGCTACATTATATACGAAAAATTACTACATAGCCCAGGACTACTCCAATGAATACACAGTAATCTAATTTATGGGATTTGTGGATGATTTGGAAGTGCTCATTTCCAAAGAATTTAAGTGCTTGAACAAGAGTTTTCTGTTTCTCCCAGTGATGCTCCTACAGAGACCATGCACAATTAGGAGAGGTACAAACCCATCTGCTTTGCAATTTGCTTTGAGGTGGAAATGCCAAACACAGAGGTTCTAGAAAGCCAAGTCTTTTTATTCTGAACAGTCCTCTTGTCACCCGAAGAAAAGCCCTGAAAATAGCGCACAAGAGCTGAGGGTAATGCCACCTCGTTTAAGATGAACTGTACTTGTTACTGGAGCGGAAATTGTCATATCCGTTATCATTAGCTCTGAACTTTAGGCAGGACTGTTTCTCTTCCAGGGACAGCATATCTTTGGACTGACACCAACAACACAGGCACAACTGTGGAAACAGAACAGAATCCCCATTAGAAAGCTCTCTGTCTGGTGCGACAAACCAAAAATGCAGAACTACTGCTATCTATTTGTGACACAGAGTTCAGAAAACGTTTTTCATCCAGTCCCACAGCAAAGTCCATTATCTGTCTAAGAATCACGAATACCTTTTCCCCCAAGTGCCAATCAAAGAATCTACACAACAGGGTTAGGGTATAGATTTCCACAAACTctcagtttgcagaaaaatatgaatagCTGAAAAGTAACTGGTTGCAGGAACTACAAtgttacacacacaaaaaattagAACTTTGGTGGCATTTGGGGTTTTCAGAGCAACCCCAAAATGGTACCCTGGAAACAGCGCTGCAAACCGGAAGAAGTAACTTTAGAAGATATCTGGAGTGAGGAGAGGATGGGTAAGGAAGAGAATCTGTGAGGAttgcaaagagggggggggggaagagccagcaAAAGAACAATTGAAATGAAAACAGCAAGCAgccagaagggagagaaagacctCCTGGCAGCATGGTGGAGGGGGGAGTGGAGCCAAATCACAGGAGGAACAGAGAATGTGGAAGCAGAAGCTATTGCTTTTATAGAATCAAAGCTTTCTGCAAGCCACCAAATTGACTGATGCAAAGATAGACTGATGCAAAGATACTGGGATTCTCTTCAGTGGCAATATCTGTAACTCTGCTGACTGGAAAACATCCCCATCAGTTACAACAACCTCTGGCTCAGTTTTGTGCCTCACTCTACTTTACCCTATCTtcaatttttatgtatttattaattttattaattttaaaatgtatatcccaCTACTCCTGACAATGTCAACTCGAAGCGGCTTAAagagtaaaaacagtaaaacaatacccCATAAAAACTATACAACATAAAACAGACATATTCCTGACCCTTCAATTAAAAATCTAACATCAAACATCTAACAtcaagatggcagtaaaaattCAATCCCCCCATAACTTTGCTGCTCCATAAACCCCTAAAAGTTGCAAAACCAGGCCAATGCAGAGGTAGAATGCAGGCAAATATGAATTTCTGCACTAACAAAAATTAAAGCTATACCAAGACTCAGAATAGAGAGAGGCaggattaaagggggggggggggagacagtggATTTCCAAACACCTTGCATGGTCCAGCTTGTCTCATAGAAGTGCTCACTGAAAAGCCATGGTCAAGGATAGTGGTGGTTTGTACTCCCTGACTCCTCTTTGGAGGAGATTCATTTTTGTTATGTGGGCTCCAGATCGGTTCACGAATCCCTTGTTCTAGTCAGGAAGTCAAAACATTTTGTCTCATTGACTTGTACTggagtgtctgtctgtctgtctgtctgtctgtctgtctgtctgtctgtctgtgtgtcctTTCAACACTGTGTGCCTATTTatgcagataaaggtaaaggtaaaggtatcccctgtgcaagcaccgagtcatgtctgacccttggggtgacgccctctagcgttttcatggcagactcaatacggggtggtttgccagtgccttccccagtcattaccgtttaccccccagcaagctgggtactcattttaccgacctcggaaggatggaaggctgatttatGCAGATACTACCACTTTAATCTACCTTTAATGTTACTTCATGACCTTAGGGCCTACATGCCACCAACTCCCAACTCTTTTATTTTAGGATTCTTTATCTAGGAGACTGATGCTcaggaagatggtgaggggtttggagaccaagacatatgaggaaaggttgggggagcttggtctatttagcctggagaggaacagtggaacaggtttcctcaggaaatggtgggttctccttctttggaaatttttaaacagagactggatagccatctgatggagaggctgattctgtgaaggttcaggagagtggcaggttacagtggatgagcgatagggttttgagtatcctgcataatatagggggttggactagattacccaggaggtctcgtccaactctatgattctagtgggaCTGCATGGGACAGAATCTACTGCATTATGATTGTGGTTGGATAGCTTCAGCAGCACAGCGCATGCCTTGAGGAGGAAAAAGACTGTTATGCGTACAGCAGGATGCAGCAGGGGCCAGGGAGAGCACTATTTCCTTTTTCCGGCGCTGCTTGCCTCATCTCTTTTCACGCGCACATTGGTGTCAACACACATGCACGCCTGAGGGAGGAAGTAAAGTGTGTGAGAGAGCTGGACATGAGCCAGGTGGAAGAGTCAGGAGTGGGAAGAAGTTCAATTGGAGGAAAGACAGGAGTGGCCCAACACTTCCTTGCATGCCGGGAGCATCTCTAGGGGTTGCACATACTCAGGAGAGGGCAAACACGAGTTAGCAGTTTCCCTCTAAACACATATGGAGAATCTGTTCTGTCCCCTTCTGGCCTTCTTTCGGATGAGGGCAGGGGAGCTGCAGTTGCCACATCAGGAGGTGAGGAAGAAGATGTAAGAGCACATGCTGTGTGCACCACAGGTAGCTGCTCTTCCCTGCTCTTTGGCTTGCTCAGCTTAGCCTAGAAGAACAAGCCTATGTGCCTTTCCACAGTCAGTCAGCTTGTCTAGTTTTGTCCCAACCAATCAGTTTGTCCGCTTGGGCCAGTCCAAGGGCTCTTTTCCACTCTCTTCCCAGTGAGATTCTGGAGCACCCTGGACCAACATAAAAACAATAGATGTTCTTGCTTGGGAGCCTTAGACTTTAAGGAAGCATGATAAATTGACAGCCAGCAAGAAAATAGGTCTGAAAAGGAACCCTGCATACAACTCATATGCAAAGGGTTCTTGTAGTCAATGGAGTGGTATAAGTACACAACGGGAATTtctaagtgggggggggatgactaaGGAATGCAAAACAGGTAGCAGGAACCCAAAGGGACTGCACACATTTTAACTGGAACAGCTCAGCCAAAGCATTGCTTTCAGTTCACGATTGCATTGTTAAGCCACACCTCGCaaaactcctcccctttgctATGCAATGAGAAATTCTGTGTATagtttaattaatttttctttttgacTGAATGCAGCTGCTGAGTCTGCAGTATTGCTGGGACACAGTTTCTTAAAGATGCCTTTTAGGACTGTGTTCTTCATCTTCTCTGTATGTATTTGTATGTGAGTCATTGATCACAATGTATGTACCTTCCTGTATATATGCTATCTGacatctggaggggaggggaagtgtgGCATTTGCCTCTGTTCCCCTGCCAGTCAGCAGTGCTGCCTTTTATTTAGGGAATGAAAGCACAACATTTGCTTTGGTGCCCAGCAAGCAAAACCAAACAACAGAATCTATTGCTTTTATAGAATCAAAGCTTTCTGCAAGCCAGCAAACTGATTGGTCCAAAGACAGACCTATTAGTGGGATCCTCTTTGGTGGCAATATCAGTAACTCTGCTGATTGGAAAACATCCCCATCAATTACAACAGCTTCTGGCTCACTTCTGCCTCTTACTTCACTTCCCCCTGACTTCCATGGACCTCTAACACAGTCTAGTCAGCACCAGAATACTGACAAGATGTTATCAAATGTTGTTCCATTTAAAATTTggttctgaatttttaaaatttaagtatTTGATAAACCGACATCAGAATATGCATTCCCATTATTTGGATAATGAGATACAGCATGAGCAAAACTCTAAACTATATAGTCTGAATGAACATATAGATAAGCCCCTATACTTCAGGATAATGAGAATGAATGCTACTTACTTTatatcttcatttttattttctatgCTATGAATAAAAATGGCTTGAAACTGGTTTCCTTCTTGTGGTTTATTTCAAAGAACTCTGAAATTTCATCTTTTTAGGCTGTGGATTAATTATTGCTTAGACATCCCTAGGTCCTTTGCAGACCTACAGCTTCCAAAGTTCTCAGGCAGGAAACCACAACAAAGAAATGAACCTGAAGCTGGCTTATATTTCTAGGGCAGGGAGTTAACACTGAGGGAATCATGAACACTACTGCTTTGACTCTGGGCTGACAAACACATGATCAGCCACATATTCTGATCTTTAAAAACAGCAGTGGCAGGGTCCGATTTGGATCAGAAATGGGGTTCAACCCTTTCCTCAGTACCCTTTCTGTGATCAGAAACAGACTCTTGACTGCTGTATGCTAAAATgtgattggggaggggaagaggggaacTCATGTTATGCACTGCATCTGACAAAGCGCGCGTGCACCCGAAAGCTtacattttgaataaaactttgttggtcttaacggtgccactgaactcaaactttgttctgctatttcagaccaaaacagctacacacctgaatctatcattgTTTAACTGTCTTTTCCCTCCCCATGCTGAGGCTTACAAGCAGGTTAAAGGGACCATTTTTTATCGGCATGGTAACAGTGACACTATTGCTTCATCCAGATCAAGATCCCTCATGGCTGCTAAATAGGTCAAAATCACACATCTGGAGCTCCTGTCATGGAACTCCAACATCCCATGCCATCTGGCTCTCCAATGAACCATAGCATTTTCAATCCTCGTGTCAAATGCTGTATTTTAGCATGGAAATCAAAAACACTCGTGGATTCCACCCAGTGGTACACTGCTTAATTTATTTTCCATGTTTAATCATGTTATTTCTACGTTGTGGACAATGTGCTGTGAACTATAAAATATGAATTGAAGCCTGCTGAGCTGTCTTTTGGACTATGAAATGAGCAATTACTCATCTTGAGAAGAGCTTTAATATTCATTATGTATTTACTAAGCAGGAGTCAATATCACTCACAGAAAGCCGCTTCAGCCCAAGAGATGAATTTAACCAGCAGTGTTGGGGCTTTCTCATTGTTGTCTACTTATGGGGCTTAAGTTTGCCTGGTCCCTTGTAGCTGCCAGTGGGTGATGGGGGTGGTGGTGCACATTCCAGGAAGGAGAGGAGTGCTGCAAATTAAcatgatgtgctgatgtcaccaggaagtgatgttggcacatgAGTGCCAACACTCtagcttttgggcaaaaactatgGTAGAATTAACTTCTAACCACAGAGTTTGGGTGAAAAACCAGTACTTCTATCCCAACAACATCACCAACTTCTGAGGGCCACAAAAGGAAATCACACAGGATAATTCAGTAATCCAAAAAGAAAATCATGTGGCTCAACCATCATACTTATTTTAATAAAGTTGACCTCAAACGCACTAAATGTATTTGAGTCTTTAATTGAATCTGGAAGATAACAGTATGTCTTTACACCATAAATCAGAGTGAGATGAAAAATCACCTTAACATCATGGAACAGAGTTAGTAAAGGAGAACTAACCCGAGATATGAGCTAGTTTCACAAGACTTCCTCAGCTCATTCTTGTTACACACGATCACACAAATTAAAATTGACCACAGAGTCTCTTAGCATAAAATGATTGTTCTGAGTGATGGCAGCACATTGTGTTATTTTGCAGCATTCTTCCAGTTTGGAAGGGGTTTGTGGgccttgaaaggggggggaggtatgCCCTAAAACTGGAGGACCCCCACCCAGGCCAGGgtttctggcaaccctagtaaggTTTCACCTTCAACAATCAACTATGGGCCCTAGTTGCATGCTATTTTTTCTGTACTTGTGGGGTAGAAATAATTAAAACCCATCATTCTGATCGCTACTAAACCCAATAGCAAAAGCTATAGTGCAAAGATTTCATCCATTAGTATCTACTTTCATTTCTACAGTAATTAGCTAACAAAATCTCTTTACCTTAAAACAGTTCTTAAATCTTTTGCTAACAAAATAGAGTGCGATGGGATTAATGCAAGAGTTCAGAGATGCCATGTTAATGCCGATGTAATCCATGACCAGCAAAAAGCTGCAACACAATAAAAAAGGAATGTTACgtcttatgtttaaaaaaaaaacaaacagagaaaGTTGACCAGCTTGTCACCAGGCCTCTTTAGGCAGTAATTAGGCAAGCAACCATCTGGATCAAAATGTTGAACTTCAGTGGCAAATAAATATATTCCTCATTACAATTATTTTGAAGGAACTCTACAAATTCATTGTGTTAAAACATGCACAACCTTTGAATCACAGTGTCTTCTGAAAGGACATTATAGAGATCACTTTCGCTTGCCTTCCCAGAACAAACTAGTGATTTTACTCCAAGGTGTAACCAGAATATCCTACAAAGAATGAACAACAGGTTCTACAATTATTAGGAAGGTTCTTCTGGAATACAGCAGGCTCAAAGAAAGTTAGAAGTGGAGAAAGCTCAAGATGGTGATTGAAAGCAAGAGGCTTTACTGAGAAATTAGGATATAAAAGAGGAGCCATCCAGCAAAGAAGTCAGGAAGCCTGGGAGAAATGAAGGATAGCTAACTAGTATTTGTTGGTTAATAAGAACACAAAGAGAGAGCAAGAACAAGAAATTCTCTTCCCAGTCTTTCAACTGTGTACCCCTATCCTGAACCTAATCCATTAGAGTCCAGGGCAGAGTTGTCAGGGAGTTGCCAAGAATGGCCAGACAGAATGAAACTGTTGTTGCAAAAAGAGATTAAGAAAAACCTAGTTGCCATAGCTATTGGCTTCCCCAGCAAAGCTGATTTGTACATCGATGGGTGGGGTTCATGCAGACAGGCATCCCTATGCAATCACTTCTAGAAGCACATAGAGGCTACCTCCAAAATCACAGCCTATCTGGAATACATCAACTACAGTAAACAAGCGGGAGACCTGCAAAGACTCCTGAGGGGAATCATTTTCCAATTCCTTCATCCTCTTGATTTTCCTTGTTGTCTCTCCTGGCAATACTGCAGTCTGCTCTATCTGTATTTTACATTtcttatttttctgcaaacctgagaaaTCCCTCCCAGTTTATAGAAAGATATGCCCCTATCTGTACATGAACCCATTCtgtggattttttgatccacACTCTAAGACCATTCTACAGAATTAGATATAAAGATGGTTCTTCCACTTGAAGGCAATCCACTCAGCAATGGATAATAAAGATTGCACTTCCAGGAACTCTTGGCCCAGGCTGTAGGTACATCAGCAAACAGTACTGCTTACTCTTGGTGATGATCGATCATATAGGCTGCTGGTTCAATGAACTGGCTGCATATTTCTCATTCTAAATACATCTCTTGGGAGGATAAATCACAATGTCAGCTGTCTCTGGGGAGCAGTTAAAGAGCTCTACTAGAACTCTTATGACAGTCTTACCTCAAGAATTCACATCTATTGGGGTCACTGTCGTTGTAAACGGTGAGTTTCAATATCCTACTAAGGTGAAGTGGGAGCCAACACAATGCGAAAACAAGCACTAAGCAGAACACAGTTTTGGCCACTTCCCGTCTCTGAAAACAAATAAGCAACATTAAAAAGAGCGAAGTAGCTGCATTTTCCAGTTGCAAAATAATCTTTGACAGTCTAAAATATACTGGATTAATTCTGTTTATTCCAAACCTATCAGGAAATCCCTCCAACCAAACTCCTGGATTAACACTAGGAAAAAGCAAGAGGATTAAGTAAAAGATCAGAgatgcaggagggagggagagagggaaaaggcttTCTATCCTTTATCCAATCCCAAAAGAAAATCTATTCATGCTTTTTGTTAGATATTGCTCTTTGATCTCCTCTCAAATGTTCCAACAAACAAACTAGTAAAAATATGGAACTTTGACTTTTATAATCTGCAGTCCTCATACACATTACTTTCTAATGTTAGTGTAACCAAACATTGGCTATATGCACACACATAAGCATGCAGGTCCTTAACCATAATTATGAGAACTGGGAAACCAAAGATAACAATGATCAAACAAGAGGATTTTACTATGATCACTGTTTTCCTCTCCTTATAACTGCTTTGGGGCATTTGATATGTGTGCTTTCCAGATCCCAGGAAGTTATGGCACCACCTTATCTCTTCCTGGTGGCCATCTCAAATATgtgtctttctcccttcctttgctTCCCACATGAAGCTTTCTTGTGATAATTCATCATGGGGCACATTAAAGATTTCATAACTTGTTCAATTGCTGTCTCAGGTATCGATCTCAAATAACTACAGtgaagtcaaacaggaggccaattTTGCTTAAAACAGAGTGCTCAGTTTGCTGATAAGGACTAATTTACCCCTGTCTCTGTTCAGGAAAGTTTTGAGTACCTTCTTACCTGTTTTAAGTGGTCATTCAAAGCAATCTGCATCCCACTCTTCTTTCTTAGCATCTCACAGGTCATCAGGGTATAGAAGATGCCAGTGGTTGCCAATGGCAAACAGAAATAAAAGCTGAACAGCCACCAATCTTTAGCTTCCTTGTAGAACTAATGGGGAGAAAAGGTATAAATTTACTTCTACAGTTTGGGATAAAAACCTGTGTATGCATCAGTGACCTACCAACCTACTATCACATGCTCAATTTAACTGTAAAACAATTTCAGGTGGATAGCCTAGTTATTCTGCGAGAAAACAGCAAGGTTAGACTCCACTAATACATTAAAgcccctgacctgaatagcccagactagcctaaTCTGATcaaattttggaagctaagcagggtcagccctggctaatatttggatgggaccatcaagaaataccagggtcataaCATGGAGctaagcaatggcaaacctcctctgaacatctcttgtcttgaatacCCTATCCGGGGCACCATAAGCCacctgtgatttgatggcaaaaaacgCAGGAAAAAAGCACATTCAAGACAAAGGAAGCCTTGACTCACAAAACCTTAAACtccagaaatcttgttggtcctcAAATTGCTACTGGGCCCTTATCTTGCTGTTGTAAAACCAAGTGGACAAAGGCTATTGACCCTTCTCCATTTTTCTAGTTCCCCTTCCCAGAAGAGTTAGTCATCTGAGAGGACAACAACATACTGGAAGACTCAGTTGAACAGAAGCTTTGTGGCCTTGTCACTCGGAAGAGAAAACAGGGCTGCACGTTACTCTCATCACACAGAAAACATAGCAGTTCTGCCTGTTCAGAACCTCAAAGACTTCTTTAGCATTAGGaaatgggctgtggctcagtggtgcagCACATTCCTTGCAAGTAGACAGTCTGCTGGTTCAGTGCCTGTCTTCACTTCAAGAGAAGGTGTTGAAAAAGACCTTtctttgcctgagatcctggagagccagaaTTTCAACAGTGGTCTGATGCTATACATGTgcttattttaaataaagaaccAGAGATTGTACTCCTTCCTGCCATGCTTTTCTCTGTGTGTAGCATAGCAGTACATGGATTGAAGACCACAAAAACACGGGTTGCTTTGCAGGGGAAAGctattgcaaaccacctctgcccatCTTGAAAACACTATGAGAAACATATCATGGGGCTGTCCCCCTGGTCTCTCCGTAATTGAAGTGCTACAAGGTCTGCTTTCCACAAAATCTATATAAGGTTTATCAAAGTTTTTACTCAAGTGATGAGGCAAGCTAACAGACAGGCCTGTATTACAAGAACTCTCAGCTGGACACCATAACGTTAAACCTGCCACAGAGGTTGTCTGTATTTAGCTAATTAATGCCCAATATTTATAAATGGTCAACTCTGCCACAACTAAAAAAGCATTTATTATCGTTTGACCCGCCAGAAATCTTGTGGTGTTGTAAGCCGGGTCAAGAAGTGTGGAAGCGCGCCTGCACACCCTAGATGGTGTTCAGCTCTTTACAGCTCaccctgccaggaacctgggcatgatcctggatgcttccctcacaatggaagtccaggtcacaaaggtagcgcggctgacattttaccatctccgccaagccaagctactagcaccctacctggttCCGGAAcgcctagctacagtgatccatgtgatggtaacctctagactggacttctgcaactcgctctatgcaggcctgctttTGGCTTTGATCCGGAACCTACAACTGGTCCAAATTGCAgcagctagagtcctcacagcaacaccatggagggctcacatccggcccattctccccCAACTataatggttgccagttgaattccgagatcaggctaaaggttctggtaattgccttcatatgcggtcagggcccagtgtacctgagggaccgcctccctgcctatgccccccaaagagctctacactccactgccaccaactggctaatgatccctggccctaaagaagcccgcctggcctcaatcagggccagagccttctttgtcctggcccccacctggtggaacgagctcccagaagacatcagggctctgacggagccaaaacagttccacagggcctgcaaaagggagctcttccgccaggcatttggtcaagaccaggcacaaccaacaacatctgcagggcccctgccccctctttCTACCCCCCTCCGAAAACCATCAAGgtattctgctcctggacctatttgtattattactatttaatgttgtactgttaccctgttattatcagttagtaatattaatgttatagttattgaTATGTAtagtttcttgtatagttctcagttctatgtaaaccaccctgaccatttgggaagggcggtatataaatgtgaataaataaaataaataacaaaataaagtGGTACCTGCATGAAAGGCGTTTTTTGGTAGGGATTTAGTAGACAAGATCGAATGCGCTCTCCTCTGTATTCTATAGCAATCATATCAAAGCCTATTGCTTCAGGAACGGCTAGGACAAGAGAAATGGTCCAGATCAATATGATTTCAACAGCTGTCCACATGGGTACTCCAATTCCTTTGATACGGCTCCAGGAAGCTACTGCCCGATATCTAGATTTAACAAATGAACAGTGATTAGCTCAAATTAGAGAGTGAATTAGGGCTAAACTCTGCCTTTCCCAATTAATGTGACTATAAACTCTGTTTACATGAATGAGTTCATCAGTCTTATGTAGCTGTATTAATTCAGAGCAAAATGTTGCAGAAATTTCTGTACCATGAGAGATGGCATGTTCCAAAAAATGGTAAGCATAATCTCCTACTTCCCTCTGAATAAAACCAGAAACTAACAAAGGGACCTGTTCTTCCTGGAAAAAAGCCACTGTAATATCGATCCTTTTCCCTTTGTGCCAATAATGTGAAAATACCTGAGGCTTATGGTAAAAGCATGTGTTAAGTCTCTGTCTACGTCCCCATTGCTGGATCTCGAAGGCTAAAATTGGCTTGGATCCCATGAATAAGTTCCGTTTGTCCTTGTCTCTGCCATGGAGCATGCTTCCTCTTATGCTAATACTTCTGTTCGCACAAGATCAGTGGTTTTCAGTGAGCCCTTGCACATACGGAAGTGCGTACAGCAAGAAGCAGCATGGTGTGTGATACAATCTAGTGTGGAAAGAACCTTTTCATGAGATCCAAGCCTTTATATACTCACTATAAAACACCatcaaaataattaattaatgagcttcattggggggagggggggaag includes the following:
- the EDNRB gene encoding endothelin receptor type B, whose translation is MDGRRLGQLWSLALLLSCSGAVERSAAPPRLEGALRPSPAPWLGTSAAPAATGGLERRGANASRPGAPSRPHPMCPRRPEIKESFKYVNTLVACVVFVLGLIGNSTLLGIIYKNKCMRNGPNILIASLALGDLLHILIDIPISLYRLHSGGNWPFGVEICKLVPFIQKTSVGITVLSLCALSIDRYRAVASWSRIKGIGVPMWTAVEIILIWTISLVLAVPEAIGFDMIAIEYRGERIRSCLLNPYQKTPFMQFYKEAKDWWLFSFYFCLPLATTGIFYTLMTCEMLRKKSGMQIALNDHLKQRREVAKTVFCLVLVFALCWLPLHLSRILKLTVYNDSDPNRCEFLSFLLVMDYIGINMASLNSCINPIALYFVSKRFKNCFKLCLCCWCQSKDMLSLEEKQSCLKFRANDNGYDNFRSSNKYSSS